In Trifolium pratense cultivar HEN17-A07 linkage group LG7, ARS_RC_1.1, whole genome shotgun sequence, a genomic segment contains:
- the LOC123893576 gene encoding uncharacterized protein LOC123893576, giving the protein MNRTESNPSDKLKDFIGDLKIKNFQDLLICKENGPFVVVAWFESVVEGIDVWYPDRSRKDEPRFRMKVMVKDGEKFAVFCLFDEEVEFLAIETCPLLAAMGESCSLFPFEMDCMYGDGVLFKVEKMELEKDIGLPQFKVISICNEVVVVNEFIDQYIPSVLDISSKLSSGSTFADDSSEVSNYLDFSVQIHGDGCVPYVSTAVDNHVDPNHSKLKLCLSDNGLGVDYTENPTGAMFVGSRLGKRKIHVAFANAGKENVEKHSKNDNVKVV; this is encoded by the exons atgaatcGAACTGAAAGTAATCCATCTGATAAGTTGAAAGATTTCATTGGTGATttgaaaattaagaattttCAAGATTTATTAATTTGTAAAGAAAATGgtccttttgttgttgttgcttgGTTTGAGTCCGTTGTCGAAGGAATTGATGTTTGGTATCCTGATAGGTCAAGGAAAGATGAACCAAG GTTCAGAATGAAAGTGATGGTTAAGGATGGTGAGAAATTTGCTGTGTTCTGTTTGTTCGATGAAGAGGTTGAGTTTTTGGCAATTGAGACCTGTCCATTGTTGGCTGCAATG GGAGAGTCGTGTTCACTCTTCCCTTTTGAGATGGATTGTATGTATGGAGATGGTGTTTTGTTTAAGGTTGAGAAAATGGAGTTGGAGAAGGATATTGGTTTGCCTCAATTTAAAGTAATTTCTATTTGCAACGAAGTAGTTGTTGTCAATGAGTTCATTGATCAATATATCCCTTCTGTGCTGGACATTTCCTCT AAATTGAGCTCTGGTTCAACATTTGCTGATGATTCTTCTGAAGTATCGAATTATTTGGATTTTTCTGTTCAAATCCATGGCGATGGTTGTGTTCCTTATGTTTCCACTGCTGTTGATAATCATGTTGATCCAAACCATTCCAAACTG AAATTGTGTCTGAGTGATAATGGCTTGGGTGTTGATTACACTGAAAATCCTACTGGTGCCATGTTCGTTGGATCTAGACTTGGAAAGCGCAAGATTCATGTAGCTTTTGCTAATGCTGGGAAAGAAAATGTAGAGAAGCATTCAAAGAATGATAATGTGAAAGTTGTATGA
- the LOC123893691 gene encoding uncharacterized protein LOC123893691: MLDATVAVIGARAKPAMDEEFLRMYPKKTVSELSEMEEEGVFAVFGVVSSIVPGEDWWYPACKCHKSVIADSGAYFCNGCNKHVFQVVPRFRVKIAVSDGASTCVFVLFDTDMSYILEKSCAHFVGRSKAAPDDGSYPAEFELLVGKKMLFIIDKGLKVTRIDDGTFRVKRVCMDSKIIGSFVAEGPYLTPVRNVSPVINLDSDAASPDVDFVEETQPLALLKNTAVTPPGLGYSPVKNDIVVNTVKRCLSSSFDSVQPDEKKKRLRKIKIEKE; the protein is encoded by the exons ATGTTGGATGCCACTGTTGCTGTGATTGGGGCTCGTGCCAAACCTGCTATGGATGAAGAATTTCTGAGgatgtatccaaaaaaaactGTATCTGAACTAAGTGAAATGGAAGAGGAAGGGGTTTTTGCTGTTTTTGGGGTGGTTAGTTCTATTGTTCCTGGGGAGGATTGGTGGTATCCTGCATGCAAGTGTCATAAGTCTGTTATTGCTGATTCTGGGGCTTACTTTTGCAATGGATGCAACAAGCATGTTTTTCAAGTTGTTCCAAg GTTTAGGGTGAAGATTGCTGTGTCTGATGGTgcttctacttgtgtgtttgtTCTATTTGATACTGATATGAGTTACATTTTAGAGAAATCTTGTGCTCATTTCGTTGGAAGATCCAAG GCTGCTCCTGATGATGGTTCATACCCTGCTGAGTTTGAGCTTCTCGTCGGTAAGAAGATGTTGTTTATAATTGATAAGGGATTGAAGGTTACTAGGATTGATGATGGAACTTTTAGAGTGAAGCGTGTGTGCATGGATTCTAAGATTATTGGGAGTTTTGTTGCTGAGGGACCATATCTTACTCCTGTTAGG AATGTTTCTCCAGTCATTAATCTTGATTCTGATGCTGCATCTCCTGatgttgattttgttgaagaaaccCAGCCACTTGCACTCCTGAAAAACACTGCTGTTACACCTCCTGGCCTAGGTTATAGTCCAGTTAAAAATGACATTGTGGTGAATACTGTGAAAAGGTGCCTGTCCAGTTCTTTTGATAGTGTTCAACCAGATGAAAAGAAGAAGCGTCTGAGGAAGATCAAGATCGAGAAAGAATGA
- the LOC123893580 gene encoding replication protein A 70 kDa DNA-binding subunit A-like yields MAKVCKKFDCVSEILPNKDCVRIKVRVLRIWKTSSFLNPSDVNSIEMVLVDEKGGKIHASVRKQFLYMFESKIEEGQVYQMSYFSVVPQTGFYRTTLHPYKLLFQIKTKVVAVKSSDISHHGLTLTSLAEVCSHVHDYEFLVDVMGLLSGISAEREYVRDGNVTKMVVIELTDASGKCECALFGDYVDELNKKLGKTSGGLPVVVIQFAKVKIFRDQASIQNVINTTKIFVNPDIPEADAFKDRFA; encoded by the exons ATGGCCAAAGTTTGTAAGAAGTTTGATTGTGTTTCTGAGATTTTACCAAACAAGGATTGTGTTCGAATCAAGGTGCGTGTTCTTCGTATCTGGAAGACGTCTTCCTTCCTCAATCCTTCTGATGTCAATTCAATTGAGATGGTTTTGGTTGATGAAAAG GGTGGAAAGATTCATGCCTCTGTTAGGAAGCAGTTTTTGTATATGTTTGAGTCTAAAATTGAAGAAGGACAAGTGTATCAGATGTCCTATTTTTCCGTTGTTCCTCAGACTGGTTTCTACAGAACTACTCTACATCCATACAAGCTATTATTCCAAATTAAGACAAAGGTTGTAGCTGTTAAGAGTTCTGATATATCTCATCATGGTCTCACATTGACAAGTTTGGCTGAAGTTTGTAGTCATGTCCATGATTATGAATTTTTAGTTG ATGTGATGGGTTTGTTATCTGGGATTTCTGCTGAGAGGGAATATGTGAGGGATGGAAATGTTACAAAGATGGTTGTGATAGAGTTGACTGATGCTAG TGGGAAATGTGAATGTGCTTTGTTTGGGGATTATGTTGATGAGTTAAACAAGAAACTGGGCAAGACATCTGGAGGTCTCCCTGTGGTTGTAATTCAGTTTGCAAAGGTTAAGATATTTAGAG ACCAAGCATCCATTCAAAATGTCATCAATACTACAAAGATATTTGTGAATCCTGATATCCCTGAAGCTGATGCATTTAAGGATAGGTTTGCTtag